The sequence below is a genomic window from bacterium.
ATCCGCTTCAGGCGATGGACGTCCTCGGCGAACTCGGGTTGTTCGAGGATGTTCGCACGCCCCTCGATGAAGACCTCGCCCGGGGCCGCGTCCGCGAGCGCCCTGGCGCCCATCGTGAGGGCGCGCCCCATGACGCGGTCGTACCGGGCCTTCTCCTTGCCGAGCTCGTCGAGGATCCGGGCGCGCAGCTGCAGCAGCGTCCGCCCCTCCGCCAACTCGTTGAGGTAGGCGCTGAACTTCTCGAGCTCGTCGCCCGTGAGATCCGGTTCCCCCTCGATCAATCGGTGCTGAACCCATCCGCCGCGCATCACGGTGACCAGAAGGATCCTCTCCACCCCCGCGCGCATGAGGCTCACGGAGCTGAGGATCTGCTGTTCCGGCGAGGAGATCACGACGACGCTCGCCTGGCGGGCCAGGTTCGACAGCAGGCGGCTGACCTGCCGCACCAGCTCGTCCGCCGGGCCGTTCCCTTCGCCCGCCGCGCGGTGCAGCTGGTCCATCTCGCCGCGGGCGAGGATCTGCCGAGCCAGGAGATGGTCGATGTAGTACCGGAACCCCGCCCCCGTGGGGACGCGCCCCGCGGAGGTGTGCGGCTGGGCGAGGTACCCGGCCTCCTCGAGGTCCGCCATGATGTTTCGGATCGTGGCGGGCGAGAGAGTCTGCCCCATCTTCTTGGAGATGGTTCTCGATCCGACCGGCTCCGCCGTCGCGATGTAATCCTCGACGATGTGCCGCAGGACCCGGGTCGTGCGATCGCCCATCCCGGAAGCCATATCACCTTCCCCGCTAACGAGTTAGCACTCCTGTAACGAGAGTGCTAAAGCCCAATGTAGCAGCCGCGGGCCGGTGGTGTCAAGTCGGCCCGCCCGCTTTGCTCTCATGCCCGAACCCGCACCTGCCTACCTTCCCTTGCGCTCGAATTTCGCCTTGAGGGCTTCCCCCAGGGAACCGATGGCCGGGGGATCGGACGGCGGGGCGAGATACTTCGCGTAATCCTCCGCCGCTTCCTCGGGCTTCTCCTCGCTCCCGGTCGCCGGAAGGGAGAGGGCGACGCGACGTTTCACGGGGTCGACCGAATCGACCCTCACTTCGATCTCCTGCCCCGCGCGGAGAACCTCGCCCGCGCTCCGGATCC
It includes:
- the hrcA gene encoding heat-inducible transcriptional repressor HrcA, with protein sequence MASGMGDRTTRVLRHIVEDYIATAEPVGSRTISKKMGQTLSPATIRNIMADLEEAGYLAQPHTSAGRVPTGAGFRYYIDHLLARQILARGEMDQLHRAAGEGNGPADELVRQVSRLLSNLARQASVVVISSPEQQILSSVSLMRAGVERILLVTVMRGGWVQHRLIEGEPDLTGDELEKFSAYLNELAEGRTLLQLRARILDELGKEKARYDRVMGRALTMGARALADAAPGEVFIEGRANILEQPEFAEDVHRLKRILRAFEEKSVIFRLLDRAMESRAIQVSVGLENTVEELPDISVVAAGYRQGASSVGSIGLIGPVRMDYSRVIPLVEYAASLLTTMFEDR